The following proteins are co-located in the Sphingobacteriaceae bacterium genome:
- a CDS encoding T9SS type A sorting domain-containing protein: MKIIMNCKKLSFQNKIRRIKGWLILFITILQFKSYSQGIANYVSNGGFESHYTCSLSTINIAHYWRSIDSIPASGAPAFYSTCYPNVPTGGVTYQWPRTGLSFGLATFLCQEPQCAPNGRQYFRNRLKTNLQAGATYCVKFFVNISDPSSYGIDGIASFFSDNSIDTITKTGIPLAYIIPQVQNPNGNIITDTMNWILVTGTFVANGTEKHLLIGNFKNDANTNKTLINPSILPMVACDVLLDDVSCIDVDLPAYAGPDVAFIPGGTVYIGRPQDVGIDEACTWYNLTNTNTPIANAAGITVTPAVTSTYIVRQDICGNIKWDTVVVHQSALGLAALSVVEGWLKLSPNPAQDFLNVSFEWSDLHKEFPKAEIFNNIGQLLTIIELNYNNNKTVIDLKELPDGVYMLSLKGKNAQTINKRFVIAH, from the coding sequence ATGAAAATCATCATGAATTGCAAAAAATTATCATTTCAAAATAAAATTAGGAGAATTAAAGGTTGGTTAATTTTATTTATCACAATTTTGCAATTTAAATCCTATTCACAAGGAATCGCTAATTACGTGAGTAATGGTGGATTTGAAAGTCATTATACCTGTTCACTGTCTACAATTAATATAGCTCATTATTGGAGATCAATTGACTCTATTCCTGCAAGTGGAGCCCCCGCATTTTATAGTACATGTTATCCTAATGTACCTACAGGCGGAGTAACCTACCAATGGCCAAGGACTGGATTGTCTTTTGGATTGGCTACTTTCCTTTGTCAAGAACCTCAATGCGCTCCCAATGGCCGGCAATACTTTAGAAATAGATTAAAAACAAACCTTCAAGCAGGTGCGACATACTGTGTTAAATTTTTTGTTAACATAAGTGATCCTTCCAGCTATGGAATTGATGGAATTGCTTCTTTTTTTTCAGACAATAGTATTGATACAATTACTAAGACTGGTATTCCATTAGCTTACATAATACCCCAAGTGCAAAATCCAAATGGAAATATAATTACAGATACAATGAATTGGATTCTTGTAACTGGCACCTTTGTTGCTAACGGAACAGAAAAGCATTTGTTAATCGGTAATTTTAAAAATGATGCGAACACAAATAAAACGCTTATTAATCCTTCAATTCTTCCAATGGTCGCATGTGATGTTTTGTTAGACGACGTGTCCTGTATTGATGTTGATTTACCGGCTTATGCAGGTCCTGATGTTGCATTTATTCCGGGTGGCACTGTTTACATAGGCAGGCCACAAGATGTTGGCATTGATGAAGCTTGTACTTGGTATAATCTTACAAATACCAATACACCAATTGCTAACGCCGCAGGCATTACCGTTACCCCTGCCGTAACATCCACTTACATAGTGCGTCAAGATATTTGCGGTAATATTAAATGGGATACGGTAGTGGTGCATCAAAGCGCGCTTGGTCTTGCCGCCCTGAGCGTAGTCGAAGGGTGGCTTAAACTAAGCCCCAACCCTGCACAGGATTTTTTAAATGTAAGTTTTGAGTGGAGCGATTTACACAAAGAATTTCCCAAGGCTGAAATATTTAATAATATTGGCCAATTGCTTACTATTATTGAGCTGAATTATAACAATAATAAAACAGTTATTGATTTAAAAGAATTACCGGATGGAGTTTATATGCTGAGTTTAAAAGGAAAAAATGCACAAACTATTAATAAACGATTTGTAATTGCGCATTGA
- a CDS encoding GIY-YIG nuclease family protein: MKLIYLYIIECSDGTYYTGVTNNLEKRILQHNLGINKDAYTHNRRPVKLVFHEPFADFTLAFNWETRIKKWSKLKKEALIRGEYNSLKMLSKKNFSK; this comes from the coding sequence ATTAAGTTAATATATTTATATATAATTGAATGTAGTGATGGGACTTATTATACCGGAGTAACCAATAATCTTGAAAAACGAATTCTGCAACACAACCTTGGAATAAATAAAGATGCGTATACGCATAATCGAAGACCAGTTAAATTAGTTTTCCACGAACCTTTTGCTGATTTCACACTCGCCTTTAATTGGGAAACGCGAATAAAAAAATGGAGTAAACTTAAAAAAGAAGCTTTAATTAGAGGAGAATACAATTCTCTTAAGATGTTATCTAAAAAGAATTTTTCTAAATAG
- a CDS encoding aminotransferase class V-fold PLP-dependent enzyme gives MQNLKNQFLINPNITYLNFGSFGACPKPIFEEYQKLQLELEKEPVEFITKTGLKLLQQAKKSLGDYIHCDEEDLIFVTNPSYAVNIIAKSFNLNPGDEVLATNIEYGACDKTWEYYCEKKGAKYIRTNITFPITSKDDFVQEFVKGFTNKTKLIFISHITSSTGLRLPVEEICQWANEKGVLVFVDGAHAPGQIPLNIKELGASIYTGACHKWMMTPKGCSFLYVQKNIQDLFDPLIISWGYKALFPSNSKFQDYHQMQGTRDYSAFLTIPKSIEFMKAHNWWEVAIQCRKMVQSNAPRFIELLGTKSLCKINDDFLVQLFSIPIKHKHPEKLHDQLYSDFKIEIPVMRQNDKVFIRYSIQAFNTQKDLDILYSALTELKKDLI, from the coding sequence ATGCAAAATTTAAAGAATCAATTTCTAATTAATCCGAATATTACTTATTTAAACTTCGGATCTTTTGGCGCTTGTCCAAAACCCATTTTTGAGGAATATCAAAAATTACAATTAGAATTGGAAAAAGAACCGGTTGAATTCATAACCAAAACCGGACTAAAATTATTGCAACAGGCCAAAAAAAGTTTAGGTGATTACATCCACTGTGATGAAGAGGATTTAATATTCGTTACCAATCCTTCTTATGCAGTAAATATTATCGCTAAAAGTTTTAATTTAAATCCGGGTGATGAAGTGCTGGCCACCAATATTGAATACGGAGCTTGTGATAAAACCTGGGAATATTATTGCGAAAAAAAAGGTGCCAAATACATTCGTACCAATATTACTTTTCCCATAACCAGTAAGGATGATTTTGTACAGGAATTTGTAAAAGGATTTACTAATAAAACCAAATTAATATTTATTAGTCATATCACCAGCAGCACCGGTTTACGTTTGCCGGTAGAAGAAATATGCCAATGGGCAAATGAAAAAGGGGTTTTGGTTTTTGTAGACGGCGCTCATGCGCCCGGACAAATTCCTTTAAATATTAAAGAATTGGGTGCCTCCATTTATACCGGTGCCTGTCATAAATGGATGATGACACCCAAAGGCTGTTCTTTTTTATACGTACAAAAAAATATACAGGATTTATTTGACCCTTTAATCATCAGTTGGGGATATAAAGCGCTTTTCCCTTCTAATTCAAAATTTCAAGATTATCATCAAATGCAAGGCACAAGAGATTATTCCGCTTTTTTAACTATTCCTAAATCCATTGAATTTATGAAAGCACATAATTGGTGGGAGGTGGCGATTCAATGCCGAAAAATGGTGCAAAGTAATGCGCCAAGGTTTATTGAACTTTTAGGAACTAAATCCTTATGTAAAATTAATGATGACTTTTTGGTTCAATTGTTCAGCATACCAATCAAGCATAAACATCCTGAAAAATTACACGATCAATTGTATTCTGATTTTAAAATAGAAATTCCTGTAATGAGGCAGAACGATAAAGTTTTTATCCGATACTCCATTCAGGCCTTTAACACCCAAAAAGATTTGGATATACTTTACAGTGCATTAACTGAACTTAAAAAGGATTTGATTTAA
- a CDS encoding pseudouridine synthase → MKVDKYLALYSDYSRRKAFELIEAKKVLVNGKTANFSTKVNLGDIVLADSVEIKEKKIQELIIAYNKPKGVICTTEKIEGNIIDALNFKEKIFPIGRLDKESEGLILLTNKGEFVDKIANPKFQHEKEYIVTLNFPVRTAFLKEIRNGINLDGEITLPCKAEVIEGTKRLFKIILNQGLNRQIRRMCNAYDYQVLKLQRVRVMNIKLDKLKLGEWRELTSEEKIELYKNIE, encoded by the coding sequence ATGAAGGTTGATAAATATTTAGCATTATACTCCGATTATTCCAGGCGCAAGGCATTTGAATTAATAGAGGCGAAAAAGGTTCTGGTAAACGGAAAAACGGCCAATTTCAGTACCAAGGTAAATTTAGGCGACATCGTTTTAGCAGATTCGGTAGAGATTAAAGAAAAAAAGATACAAGAGCTAATTATTGCTTATAATAAACCAAAAGGCGTGATTTGTACCACTGAAAAAATTGAAGGTAATATTATTGATGCATTAAACTTTAAAGAAAAGATTTTTCCGATAGGTAGGCTGGACAAAGAATCTGAGGGTTTAATATTATTAACGAACAAAGGAGAGTTTGTAGATAAAATTGCAAATCCTAAATTTCAGCATGAAAAAGAATATATTGTTACACTTAACTTTCCGGTGAGAACTGCCTTTTTAAAGGAAATACGAAATGGTATAAATTTAGATGGTGAAATAACATTACCATGCAAAGCAGAAGTTATTGAGGGGACTAAAAGATTATTTAAGATCATCCTTAATCAAGGATTAAACAGGCAAATAAGAAGAATGTGCAATGCGTACGACTATCAAGTATTAAAATTACAAAGAGTACGCGTTATGAATATAAAGCTTGATAAATTAAAATTGGGTGAATGGAGAGAATTAACATCTGAAGAGAAGATTGAACTTTATAAAAACATTGAATAG
- a CDS encoding C40 family peptidase, translated as MNGQVSPDSLITFAKLQLGIPYKYTGICPNTGFDCSGFVKYVFTHFGVDVPRASMDYEKTGNLVSIDSLRKGDILVFTGTNAEIRKPGHVGIVAEVTEQEVYFIHSSSGKKNGGVVITNFTNSSNYKKRYLKAIRLNEVLKT; from the coding sequence ATGAATGGACAAGTTAGTCCAGATTCATTAATCACTTTTGCCAAGCTACAATTAGGAATTCCTTATAAGTACACCGGCATTTGTCCGAATACCGGATTTGATTGTTCGGGATTTGTAAAATATGTATTTACGCATTTTGGAGTTGATGTGCCCAGGGCATCAATGGATTATGAAAAAACGGGTAATTTAGTGTCAATTGATTCCCTTCGTAAGGGCGATATTTTAGTGTTTACCGGTACTAATGCCGAAATTCGGAAACCCGGACATGTGGGTATTGTGGCTGAGGTAACTGAACAAGAGGTTTACTTCATCCATTCTTCTTCGGGTAAAAAAAATGGAGGTGTGGTCATTACCAATTTTACTAATTCGAGTAATTACAAAAAACGATATTTAAAAGCGATACGGCTAAATGAAGTTTTAAAAACTTAA